Proteins encoded in a region of the Ptychodera flava strain L36383 chromosome 4, AS_Pfla_20210202, whole genome shotgun sequence genome:
- the LOC139131901 gene encoding uncharacterized protein isoform X1 — protein MQNVLPKEGIELLSYKYTSDEFGGWEKTTDDDDEEDKEVKGNEDGDDDDDDDDDDDDDDDENDDETDSEDSDSSWEDSHSSPRRTALFTRDSLLLPRPKINLNFSALKEGETDNFDVEESIQSTSTDTDIIDLTVSPSPFPDNAGVVETTEMSPPPVDFKDNPSDIPVSVIDLPSPMLDEENQIDSEIQHLILPPPGDVPAVQQDEEHGAQLAAIDALEKANSKDSNDDVESDSGNETVSSETIEINNSNEQVEQSHSPSDFIKLLERKDGISISSSEHSVLPDPDLSHPDSEGTVDSDLLAIVLPPPPESEFVDEELLSIVIPPPLLPSDDAAFSSVELPPPLSPRDNDNYISDSVVLPPPMEFDFNECTASREFIPPPPMFESSLDSPHDQETEVDALDHEVTETVSDDKMGNDMKLDASAHVAESSEKSVNIPNVADDSADVILKSEEETQVVLPGLVTSSEKDTAKPQESESSETLKAKGQVVPETKPKKRGYVSPSFTRKSFSFDFSRQPKVDDNMGKQSKTDDNIGRKSKTDDSIKVPASPPLLIKSKRSYGSSETLDRSDKKQAKDGEDDLFPVRRASSLRWSFDSSRRSGNRNPLFGSSSLFYNPTVKSDNEGKEKDKSSLNSDKPPRPMLRSSTFGSMFSGITGTSKVSPDNTPASAPTTPTKSLKDDSQNSSSSPIKPPIPAKPTNKGSPSVRTTLPFTRSALRPVSGQQQGSGTMPGSVSSEKKPGPLKAFKLCTSANVGQDSDDRYEKVERSASVDSSTGKSSPKPQLKQEPPPIHPPLRRSISNPVFVSSTSTSEKKAPSSPTRPKDKPPPPPPRRRSFDKPPPPPKPVIFPRIAPMKPKFPPPPPPTTPPQRRDSPPPSPQKDISPPGTPPPLPDSSPPHSPKHSAGDILLPLDSDSDSLPLDNSSYILASESQIEGKSPKSTAEEIENREYTSEDAVERAQQDMAVLISDLDMMLDAVITTDVESDREEPDTESFNEHKQLLMDQAKEFASNAKMLVSSAAHSKEKLIHAVNKSMHTLARLFVECHNTMAIMSSHGQANHLASKVKDVANNFGETLKAAEEACGKSLSDPAMKLLLKEAQNMAAILSAMMRTLRMLQNR, from the exons ATGCAGAATGTTCTTCCAAAGGAAGGGATTGAGTTGCTTAGCTACAAGTATACAAGTGATGAATTTGGCGGCTGGGAGAAAACCacagacgatgatgatgaggaggacaAGGAAGTGAAAGGAAATGaggatggtgatgatgatgatgatgatgatgatgatgatgatgatgatgatgatgaaaatgatgatgagACTGATAGTGAAGACAGTGATAGTTCCTGGGAAGATTCTCATTCCAGCCCCAGAAGGACAGCTCTATTTACCAGAGATTCGCTTCTTCTCCCTCGACCAAAAATAAATCTGAATTTCAGCGCTTTGAAGGAGGGTGAAACTGACAACTTTGACGTTGAGGAGAGTATCCAAAGTACAAGCACTGATACAGACATTATTGATTTGACAGTATCCCCGTCACCTTTCCCAGACAATGCAGGTGTTGTAGAAACCACAGAAATGTCCCCGCCACCTGTGGATTTCAAAGACAATCCCAGTGATATTCCAGTGTCTGTCATTGACTTGCCGTCTCCAATGCTGGATGAAGAAAATCAGATTGACTCTGAAATCCAGCATTTGATTTTACCCCCGCCTGGGGATGTTCCGGCAGTGCAACAGGACGAGGAACACGGTGCACAGCTGGCTGCAATTGATGCTTTGGAAAAAGCTAATAGCAAAGACAGCAATGATGATGTGGAATCTGACTCAGGGAATGAGACTGTCTCTTCAGAAACTATTGAAATCAACAACAGCAATGAACAAGTTGAACAAAGTCACTCCCCTTCTGACTTTATTAAACTGCTTGAAAGGAAAGATGGCATATCCATTTCTTCATCTGAGCATTCCGTTCTGCCAGATCCAGACCTCTCCCATCCGGATTCTGAAGGAACAGTGGACAGTGATTTATTAGCAATTGTTCTCCCTCCTCCTCCGGAATCTGAGTTTGTTGATGAGGAACTCCTCAGCATCGTAATCCCACCACCATTGTTGCCTAGCGATGATGCAGCCTTCAGTTCAGTGGAGTTACCACCTCCCCTCTCACCACGAGACAATGACAATTACATCAGTGACAGCGTTGTCCTACCTCCTCCAATGGAGTTTGACTTTAACGAATGCACTGCATCCAGGGAATTCATTCCACCACCACCTATGTTCGAGAGTTCTCTGGATAGCCCACATGACCAAGAAACTGAGGTCGATGCTCTTGACCATGAAgtcactgaaacagtcagtgATGACAAAATGGGAAATGACATGAAATTAGATGCTTCCGCACATGTTGCTGAAAGCTCAGAGAAATCAGTCAACATACCAAATGTTGCCGATGATTCTGCAgatgttattttgaaaagtgAGGAAGAGACTCAAGTTGTGCTACCTGGACTTGTTACTAGCTCAGAAAAAGACACTGCAAAACCTCAAGAATCTGAATCCAGTGAGACACTGAAAGCTAAAGGACAAGTTGTGCCTGAAACCAAACCCAAGAAACGTGGCTATGTATCACCGTCTTTCACTAGGAAGAGTTTCTCCTTTGATTTCAGCCGACAGCCAAAAGTAGACGATAACATGGGCAAACAGTCAAAAACAGACGATAATATCGGCAGAAAGTCAAAAACAGATGACAGTATTAAGGTTCCAGCATCGCCACCTCTGCTCATCAAATCCAAACGCAGTTATGGAAGTTCAGAGACACTGGATAGAAGTGATAAGAAACAAGCCAAGGATGGTGAAGATGATCTGTTTCCTGTCAGGAGAGCATCATCACTACGATGGAGTTTCGATTCATCACGGAGGAGTGGGAATCGTAATCCTCTGTTCGGGAGCTCATCCCTGTTTTACAACCCGACGGTGAAGTCAGATAACGAAGGCAAAGAAAAGGACAAGAGCAGTTTGAACAGTGACAAGCCGCCAAGACCCATGCTAAGGAGTAGCACATTTGGCAGCATGTTTTCAGGGATCACAGGGACTTCAAAAGTCAGTCCTGATAATACACCTGCCAGTGCACCAACAACCCCAACCAAGTCATTGAAGGATGATTCACAGAATTCTTCATCCTCACCCATCAAACCACCAATACCTGCAAAACCAACGAACAAAGGATCTCCATCAGTTCGGACCACCCTCCCATTCACCAGGAGTGCACTTAGACCAGTGAGCGGACAGCAGCAAGGAAGTGGAACTATGCCTGGAAGTGTTAGCAGTGAGAAGAAACCAGGCCCACTGAAAGCATTCAAGCTATGTACCAGCGCAAACGTGGGTCAGGACTCTGATGACAGGTATGAGAAGGTGGAGAGAAGTGCATCTGTAGATAGCAGCACTGGGAAGTCATCACCAAAACCACAACTTAAACAGGAACCTCCTCCTATCCACCCGCCATTGCGTCGCTCAATAAGCAACCCTGTCTTTGTGTCGTCAACTTCTACTTCTGAGAAAAAGGCGCCATCATCACCTACACGGCCAAAAGAcaaaccaccaccaccaccgccTCGGAGACGTTCATTCGACAAACCCCCACCTCCTCCCAAACCAGTAATATTTCCACGGATTGCGCCAATGAAACCAAAATTTCCTCCTCCCCCACCACCAACTACTCCCCCACAACGGAGAGATTCACCTCCCCCATCACCACAGAAAGACATCTCACCTCCAGGTACACCTCCTCCTCTACCTGATAGCTCCCCTCCTCACTCCCCAAAACACTCCGCTGGTGACATCCTTCTTCCGCTTGACTCAGACTCAGATAGCCTGCCTCTGGACAACAGCTCATACATCCTAGCAAGTGAGTCGCAAATTGAAGGAAAATCCCCAAAGAGCACAGCTGAGGAGATTGAAAACCGGGAGTACACCAGTGAGGATGCAGTTGAGAGGGCCCAGCAAGATATGGCTGTGCTGATCTCTGACCTTGATATGATGTTGGATGCCGTCATCACAACGGATGTGGAATCAGATCGAGAGGAACCGGACACGGAATCTTTCAATGAACACAAACAGTTGCTAATGGACCAAGCCAAGGAATTTGCCTCCAATGCCAAGATGCTTGTGAGCAGCGCGGCCCACTCCAAGGAGAAACTCATTCACGCTGTCAACAAGAGTATGCACACTCTGGCCAGACTGTTTGTGGAATgccacaacaccatggccatcaTGAGCTCTCACGGTCAAGCAAATCATCTGGCGTCCAAG GTCAAAGATGTCGCCAATAATTTTGGTGAAACTCTGAAAGCGGCGGAAGAGGCCTGCGGGAAAAGTTTGAGTGACCCGGCTATGAAGTTACTACTGAAAGAAGCACAgaacatggcggccatattgtcaGCCATGATGAGAACATTGAGAATGTTGCAAAATAGGTAG